The proteins below are encoded in one region of Epinephelus lanceolatus isolate andai-2023 chromosome 7, ASM4190304v1, whole genome shotgun sequence:
- the fibpa gene encoding fibroblast growth factor (acidic) intracellular binding protein a, whose product MAVELDVFVGNTTIMDEEVYQLWLDGYTVNDAVRVRMEGGVLEEYEASADVLLSDTMDQYRTFQMCERLLHSPSKLANQLLFQIPPHRQAMLIERYYAFDDAFVREVLGKKLSKGTKKDLDDISAKTGVTLKSCRRQFDNFKRVFKVVEELKGPLVENIRQHFLLSDKLARDYAAIVFFANNRFETGKRKLQYLTFQDFAFCAGQLISNWTVGAVDTMVEDMDVDLDKEFLQELKELKVLITDKDLLDQHKSLVCTALRGKTKAFNEMEANFKNLSRGLVNIAAKLTNTKDVRDFFIDLVEKFIEPCRSDRWTAADMRLYLTHYSNSAHILDTFKHQVVWDRYMGVIKSCIFKMYHD is encoded by the exons ATGGCAGTGGAGCTGGATGTGTTCGTGGGTAACACCACTATCATGGATGAGGAGGTGTACCAGCTCTGGTTGGATGGCTACACAG TGAATGATGCAGTGAGGGTACGAATGGAAGGAGGAGTGCTGGAGGAGTATGAGGCGAGTGCAGATGTTCTGCTGAGTGACACCATGGACCAGTACAGGACCTTCCAGATGTGTGAACGTCTGCTGCACAGCCCATCCAAACTAGCCAACCAGCTACTGTTCCAGATCCCACCTCATCGACAAGCCATGCTCATAGAGAG ATACTATGCCTTCGATGACGCATTTGTCCGTGAGGTCCTGGGGAAGAAGCTCTCCAAAGGAACCAAGAAAGACTTGGATGATATTAGTGCCAAGACAGGTGTGACGCTAAAGAGCTGCAGACGACAG TTTGACAACTTCAAACGTGTTTTCAAAGTTGTGGAAGAGCTGAAGGGACCCCTGGTGGAGAACATACGTCAGCACTTTCTTCTTTCTGACAAGCTTGCAAG GGATTATGCCGCCATTGTTTTCTTTGCCAACAATCGCTTTGAGACAGGGAAAAGAAAGCTGCAATATCTCACATTTCAGGACTTTGCTTTCTGTGCCGGGCAGCTTATCAGCAACTGGACCGTCGGGGCTGTTG ATACCATGGTGGAGGACATGGATGTGGATCTCGATAAAGAGTTTTTACAAGAGCTGAAAGAACTGAAGGTTTTAATCACTGACAAAGATCTGCTGGATCAACACAAAAG TCTGGTCTGTACAGCTCTCAGAGGGAAGACCAAAGCTTTTAATGAGATGGAGGCTAATTTCAAG AATCTTTCCAGAGGCCTCGTCAACATCGCTGCAAAGTTAACCAACACAAAAGATGTCAGAGATTTCTTCATTGATCTTGTGGAGAAG TTTATTGAGCCGTGTCGCTCAGACCGATGGACAGCTGCGGACATGAGGCTCTACCTCACTCACTACAGCAACTCTGCACACATACTCGACACATTCAA ACACCAGGTTGTGTGGGACAGATACATGGGCGTCATCAAAAGCTGTATCTTCAAAATGTATCACGACTGA
- the efemp2a gene encoding EGF-containing fibulin-like extracellular matrix protein 2a — protein MQGACVSILCVCICVSVLLRSAISQPPTESDTYTECTDGYHWDHQTEHCKDINECETIPDACKGEMKCFNHYGGYLCLPRSASVIPAPEPAITPTETNPCPLGYEVQGDSCEDINECERDEHDCQPSQECINTLGAFTCQCPDGYRKVGTECIDIDECRYRYCQHRCVNVPGSFSCQCEPGFQLAGNNRSCIDVNECEMGAPCSQRCYNTYGTFLCRCDQGYELGPDGFACNDIDECSYSSYLCQYQCVNEPGKFSCVCPEGYQLQGTRLCQDINECETGEHQCTDTQTCVNIHGRYQCVDTNRCQDPYVQVSENRCVCPVNKPVCRDLPFSIVHRYMSITSERSVPSDIFQIQATSVSPGAYNTFRIRSGDENGDFYIRQINNISAMLVLARAVSGPREYTLDLEMVSVNPLLSYQGNYQTSSALRLSIYVGPYSF, from the exons ATGCAGGGTGCTTGTGTGTCAATCTTGTgcgtgtgcatatgtgtgtctgtgctccTCCGCAGTGCTATTTCACAGCCGCCCACAGAAAGTGACACCTACACG GAATGCACAGATGGGTATCACTGGGACCATCAGACTGAGCACTGCAAAG ACATAAACGAGTGTGAGACCATTCCAGATGCCTGCAAAGGGGAAATGAAGTGCTTCAACCACTACGGAGGGTACCTGTGCCTTCCCCGCTCTGCGTCAGTCATCCCGGCCCCAGAGCCCGCCATCACGCCCACCGAGACCAACCCCTGCCCTCTGGGCTACGAGGTGCAGGGAGACAGCTGTGAGG ATATCAACGAGTGTGAGCGAGACGAACATGACTGCCAGCCCAGCCAGGAGTGCATCAACACACTGGGTGCCTTCACCTGTCAGTGCCCTGATGGTTATCGCAAGGTTGGCACAGAGTGCATTG ACATTGATGAGTGCAGGTACAGGTACTGCCAACATCGCTGTGTCAATGTCCCCGGCTCCTTCTCCTGTCAGTGTGAACCTGGTTTCCAGCTGGCAGGAAACAACAGATCCTGCATTG ATGTGAATGAATGTGAGATGGGTGCCCCCTGCTCTCAGAGGTGTTATAACACATACGGCACTTTCCTTTGTCGCTGTGACCAGGGCTATGAACTGGGGCCTGATGGCTTCGCTTGTAACG ACATTGATGAGTGCAGCTACTCCAGTTACCTGTGCCAGTACCAGTGTGTCAACGAACCTGGGAAGTTCTCCTGTGTGTGCCCAGAAGGATACCAGCTGCAGGGCACCAGACTATGCCAGG ATATAAATGAATGTGAGACAGGTGAACATCAGTGCACCGACACGCAGACCTGCGTGAACATCCACGGACGATACCAGTGTGTGGACACAAACCGCTGCCAAGACCCTTATGTGCAGGTGTCTGAGAA cCGCTGTGTGTGTCCTGTCAACAAGCCCGTCTGTCGAGATCTGCCTTTCTCCATCGTCCACCGCTACATGAGCATCACCTCTGAGCGCTCCGTCCCCTCCGACATCTTCCAGATTCAGGCCACCAGCGTCTCTCCAGGGGCTTACAACACCTTCCGCATCCGCTCCGGAGATGAAAATGGAGACTTCTACATCAGG CAAATCAATAATATCAGTGCTATGCTGGTGCTGGCCCGCGCTGTGTCGGGGCCCAGAGAGTACACGTTGGACCTGGAGATGGTGTCAGTCAACCCTCTGCTCAGCTACCAGGGCAACTACCAGACCAGCTCCGCCCTCAGACTCTCCATCTACGTCGGGCCGTACTCCTTTTAA